Within the Rosa rugosa chromosome 2, drRosRugo1.1, whole genome shotgun sequence genome, the region AATTTCACCGTGATTAGATTGATCGAGCTATGGAATTGTATTGGCTTGTATTGTACTATTGATGATTAAAATCATTAAATTGGGGTGGGTGGCTGGTGGCTGATGACGATTTCAGGTAAGTAAGGAAATGTGGTGGCGGAGCTTGCGGCGGAAGTTGCGGCGGTTTGGCTAGAggaaaatcccagaagaagaagaagaagagaaagaacaaaaagaaatgaaaagaagaagaagaagaagagaaagaagaaaaagaaatgaaaagaagaagaagaagaagagaaagaagaaaaagaaatgaaaaggaaaaaaatgaattaaaaaagggtaaattggtcattttacaTTTTTTTGGGGCCCACGtacttgccacgtcagcaaacagacggtcccgttaggaatttttaacggaagtatcacgttgatgtcaaaatacatgtttgggtatcacactgatacttttgagagttcgggtatcaaattgaccttggcagcatagtttggggacggtgactgaatttttctcaaaatatatccaaggaaaaaagagaaaagcatctagctttcttcatgtgggtaggaaacatgaacatgtgaatattgagctggttttaggtcagtttctgcccctttattccttcaattatttatccaacaagacttcattatatgccttcgacttcttcatatgaaatgttccactatgagtgtaaatcatcctgacaaattttcagatttttattccatgtggttgggccgaaaatgctgctggacctcttacaggtccagttttccagttttgcttctgtagaaaattgggctgattgtttgaaggccttccactcaaaaaaatctcttgcactcttcataagaaattatccttgggctgtctagaatggatctggaaagtttcagcacatttcgatttcatttggttagtctgccacccctccttccttgtctagctcggtttttcctagccgaagtaggaaaatatgctaaagttgacttgtcatacttccatagtaggctttatttagcctctaaatatatatttcgagcttgtcgacaatatatagcttgagccactgacattggctcaatttctccaacacatgccttgtcaggccaaaatgttcattttgggtccaaacaggtcTATTTAGTATGTATGATGCATGAGGAGTAACTTTCTGTTGAGGGGAACATCAATCTCATTGCATTTGCAGAATATATATTTGTAGTTGAATCAGAGTTTCTTCCTTGCTTTTCTTATGACACAAGTTGTTAGTCACACAACATCGACACATCTGTTACTATCTCATGTCTTGTAGTTACAGCGCACTGATGTTTTTGGTTATGGCATTATATTACATTCGTATCTAACAATACCGATGAACAGGTGCTTTAGATCGTGTGTCACTCCGCAGTCGTATGACAAACACTGGCGGTTCTCCCgctatgattttgaatttgttttgctTACCTTGAATTTGCTTGGACGAAGTGCTTTTTATTGGGTAAACTACAGAAAAATATCCCATGTTTTGGGGGTTGTTTCCACATAAGTTGTAACTACTCTAACGTTTTGGAAAACCTACAAAGTACAAACTATCCCTACCTTTAACTTGATTGCCTTGGGACATTTTTCTGTCAAAGTATATTAAAGGGTCCCACCACTTAAAATTCAGGCCGAATTGTTGTTTATTAGCATGTGCTTTGCAATCCTTCGTATTGTTGGAGAATCCATTCGTagtagggatggcaaaaatccccatcgggtagggtacccatagggtattcgaccctaacggggagaaattcgggggaaatcgggtaacggggatggggatccccagtattcgaattctgaaatcaaGTACGGGGCAGGGATGGTATTTTTatccccatccccatacccacccaataagaattatctgaaatacatatatatatatatatatatatatattttatttattatatatatttttgatattatttataaataaatatttatataaacttcatctttttgtcaatatttaaattctattaataaatactagactccaaacacacccGATGGGTGTGAGTAATTATGTGGGAAGTTATTCCACataatgtggagaaaattgctgcaaatattttatttttgatttttgattttttttttgttaaatttcttttgtttttcttttatttgtgaattgaccattttgtctttctcaaatatttcagttcaaatgttttttaatatttaagggatattttggtaaaatttttctgttttggctgacaaactctattctcttaataatagtatagatgttcaaaaaaggaagattcttttaataaaagatctttatcaacatgttaattttccttgattgaaataagaaatttattttattttgatgtttgattttaacttcatattttacaatccataattatttgtataaatttttatataataaattagtaatattgttaacggGGATTTGGGCGGGTACGGGGACCTAATCCCCAATGGAtacggggacggggaatcctCAGTATCTTATTACGGGGATTGGGGGGGTAGGGAGATGGAGAATGAAGTCGGGTATGGGGATGGTAATTTaatccccttaccctaccctccccattgccatccctaattTGTAGTCTCTGTTGTGTGCTGATGTGGCTTATGTGGACCCCCTTAATTTTGGGGACGTGGGTTCTGGAGTGAAAACAAAAACTCTAGTTTGTTTTTGGTAACGTGTAAATCCTATTTTGCAAAAATTCAAAAGATTTTGATCAGGGCACTTTCAGCTAACATgcacaagccttgacaaactaCCGCATCTGATGCCTAGTTGAAAACAAACTACTGCATATGATGCATTGAAAGTCTATAAAGAGCAAGTCCCTGTTGATGGGATGAAATTGCAATGTGCTGTCTGATCCTTATGAGAAAACAACGATACATCTTTTGGGTTTTGACACACATATGTATACCcatgattttggttttgtttttagttACCTGGAGTTATTGTGCATTGCAGTTATTACCAGTCTGCAATTTCTTTCAGCTAACATGCACAATCAATAAATTTCTCATATGAAAAAGTCTCGACAAATCACTGCGCCACTAACTCCGGTATGCGGTGCAGATAATAGAAATGTGCTTCTATCATCTGCTGATGCATAGTTGACAGTTAATATAAGAGTAACTCTCTGTTGATGGGATCATTGATTTCATTGCATCTGCTGTCTTGTATTTGTAGTTTAATCAGAAATTCATGCTTAGCTTTTCCTATGACACAACATTGGTACATCTGTACGTTACTATCTAGTGTCTTGTAGTTACAGTCATGTATTTAACAATACTCGTGGACTGGCTGGTGCTCTCTTTGTAGGACCAAAGGACACTCGCAGTATGACACCCATCGTTCAGACTCTACGCCCAATCCGCCCTCCTGGTATGATTTTTGTTTCTGGTTACCTAGAATTTGCTTGGCATGCGTGTTATGAAGAGAAAGGTtgctccccccccccccccccccccccttctttTTCCTTAGAGTAAACTTCATAAAACAACCCTATGTTATTGGGGGTTGGCAGTGGCGGAACTTGGAGCCCAATCTTGGAGGGGCCAAAAATTAATAGTTTAGTAAATTGGGGCAATGGGGGGgccatatatatacaaaattgtTGACTTTATTGGTGTTATACACGGCTGGTTAAGGAAATTTGAAAACATTGGGGGGGCCATGGCCCTCACCCGCCCCTATAAGGATCCGCCACTGGGGGTTGGGGCACATAACTACCTTACGTGCAATGTTTCCAAAAACCTACAAACTATCCCTACCGTTAGCTTATCAGGCCTATATGGATTTCCAACGTGCTCAAGGTGAACGGAGTTAAGCAAGTATTAAGAAGTTGCTCAccatttttaaaaaaatcacGGTGAATTGCAGTTTATTACCTGACAGTCTTACACCTCTCATTATTATCATGTGTTTGAGTGAACATAATATAATCTAAAAGTGTCTTTAAGATGTTCGAAAAATTAGTGGTTTCAGCTCACATGTATAATAAATTATTCATGTCCACGTACTATTCATTTTTGTTGCTCTTGTGACATAGATAATTTGGTATTATTCAATGTTCAATGTGCGCGCTCGATCTCACAATACTTATATATTTTGGGTTTGTCATATGCATGGATCATTGTTTTTGCTATTATTGTTTTTTAACGGATTTGCAAACTTGCAGAAGATACATGTTTGATTTGTTCTTTGGATGAACATACTTCATCTGAATGCTCGTACAACGCTGAAGTCCCAAAGAACGCAATTGTTGGCAAGGGCTGTGACGTATTTTGTAAGATTTGTGATTATTTGTTTTTCGAGCGCTGTTGTAACCAAGATTCAGGGCGTGCGAAGCTCAAGTATTGTAATCTATGTTCTTTTTTATCGATCCTAATATCTAATCTGACTTTTGGGTGAAATCCTTtggtttgtttattttttatcgATCCTAATATCccaaacaatagaaaagaaAGTAGGTGGCCACAATATTTTATGGACCTTTTTCACTGAAACAATGGAAACACAAAGTAAAGTAGGGGCGGCCACAAtataataaaaagaataaacTTTTTTCACTGAATCTCTTCTGGTTTGTTTCAAAACACAATAtatagagagagggagagtgtaATCAGtgcctgagagagagagagagagagagaggcaagaGACTAAGCTCGAAGCTTTAAGATTTAAACCTCTAAATCTCTAATAAtcctgtcataaaaaaaaaaaaaaaacctctaaTAATCCAACATTTCATCTCTTGAGAACAACTtatttatatttcttcttcttctttttcattagCATTAGCTAATCAAACCTCGCTGGTGACCATTTGGCATTAATACACGGGAGGACCACATGTCACGTCCCGCCAATAAGCTGTGGCCTGTGggtatgaaaaaaaataaaaagaagaatcgAATCTTGACCGCGAGATTGAAATAGACGGCCAGGATTGAAACATGAGTTCTTACTGAAACGACGTCGTGCGCTCCTCCTCGCGAATCACTTCTCCCTTGTAAAATTCCTGAGTCGCCAAAATCTGAAGCAACAGTGAGAGAGGGATAACAGCATCTCAGGTATTTTGGGTTGCTctacaatttcttcttctctattgTTTTCTTCATAAAGATACTTCCTTTATCTTTTGGGTTGCCTATTCTGCAAGTTTTTGCAGATGGGTTTTTGATTTCTGTATGAACGAGCTCAGAAATTTGATGATTTCaggaatttttgttttttgtggaATTCACTTTTCTCATTTTTGGTTAAGCAAaatttggtttctgggttttcaaaCGGACCCTTTTTTTGTTGACTTAATTGACTCATTGATTTGTTATAGATCTTAcactgggtttttttttttgttcgatTTGGGAAGAATTGCTGAATTGAATGGATTGATTGTAAGAAGGTAGAGGAAATTAGACTTATTTATGTTGCTATTTTGCTTAATTGTTGAAAATTTTCGATCTTTTTAGTGAGAAAACGTGTAGATTATGATTGGCGATTTGTTACTTCTGTACTAGGTGGTCAGACACAAACACACTCGAATCAGACTCCGTTAGATGAATAGAACCACCAACTTCCTCAAGAAACCTTCCTTCTCTTTGTGTTTCAGCTACCCTTTTTCACATTCCGCTACCCAACCTGTTCACTCTGTGTATGACCTCAGCACCTGCATAGCCTCATTGCAAGCATGTGCTCGCTACAAGAGCCTCAGAAGAGGCAAGCAAATCCATGCCTGTATGCTCACGAATGGCTTCCTTTGCTCCCCTCAATCCATAACCAGCCTCATCAACATGTACTCCAAGTGCAACCAAATGGGTGACGCCGTCTCAACGTTTTACTATAAGTTCCATGATCACAATGTGTTTGCTTACAATGCAGTCATTGCTGGGTTCACTGCAAATGGGTTGGCTAGAAATGGATTTGAATTCTATAAAAGAATGCGGTTGGCAGGTGTTGTGCCAGACAAGTTTACGTTTCCATGTGCTATCAGAGCTTGTTGTGGGGTAGTGGAGGTTTTGAAGGTTCATGCCTTGGTGGTTAAACTTGGGTTGGAATTAGATGTATATGTTGGTAGTGCTTTGGTGAATACATATTTGAAATTTGTGTTAGTGGAGGAGGCACAGAAAGTGTTTGAGGAGTTGCCTTCTAGAGATGTTGTGCTTTGGAATGCAATGGTTAATGGGTTTGCACAGATTGGACGTTTTGATGAGGCTTTGGTTGTCTTTAGGATAATGGGTGAGGAAGGGGTTGTGCCTAGTAGATTTACGGTAACTGGGGTCTTGTCAATCTTCGCCATGACGGGAGATTTTGACAATGGGAGAGCAGTGCATGGGTTTGCATTGAAATTGGGGTATGATTCACATTTTGAGGTTTCAAATGCATTGATCGACATGTATGGAAAATGCAAGTTTACAGAAGATGCATTAGATATTTTTGAGATGATGATTGACAAGGATATATATTCTTGGAACTCAATTATAGCAGTGCATGAACAGTGTGGTTATCATGATGAAACTCTCAAGCTTTTGTATAGAATGCTAGGTGCTGGGGTTCTACCTGATCTGGTGACCATCACGATAGTTGTTCCGGCCTGCTCTCATCTAGCAGCGTTGATGTATGGTAGAGAAATCCATGGGTATATGATTAAAAATGAGATTGGGAAGGATGTGAATAAGGAAGATGTTAATGATGTGCAAATGACCAATGCGATCATGGACATGTACACAAAATGTGGGAGCATGAGAAATGCTTATATGGTTTTTGATAAGATGAAAAATAAGGACGTAGCGTCATGGAACATCATGATCATGGGTTATGGCATGCACGGCAATGCTAATGAGGCATTAGATATGTTTTCTCGCATGTGTGAGGCACAGATTGAGGTTGATGAGGTCACATTTGTTGGGGTTTTGTCTACGTGCAGCCATGCAGGGTTAGTGAGTGAAGGGCGTGAATTATTGAGACAAATGAAGTCAAAATATGGTGTAATTCCAACCATTGAGCATTATACCTGTGTGGTTGACATGCTTGGTCGAGCTGGACATGTGGAGGAGGCATTTGAATTGGTGCAAAACATGCCTATTCAGGCCAATCCTGTGGTGTGGAGGGCATTGTTAGCAGCATGTCGACTCCATAGAAATTCGGATATTGCAAAAGTTGCTGCACAGAAGCTAATGGAACTTGACCCAGGGCACTCTGGTAATTATGTGTTAACGTCCAATATTTTTGTAGATATTGGTCAATATGAAGAGGTATCAGAAGTTAGACATACAATGAGGCAACATAATATCAAGAAGGCACCAGGCTGTAGCTGGACTGAGTTGAAGGATGGTGTGCATGCTTTTATCAATGGTGATAGGGCCCATCCTAAAGCCAACTTTATTTATGCTGAATTGGACTCCTTGACAGCTCGACTTCGTGAGCATGGATATGTACCCCAGCTCTAGAACTTGGTTTCTATTGAACAAAGCACGGTAGTTCTCAATAGAAAATTTTTCCATCAAGACAATTGACTGACATAGGCACTACctaggaaaataaaaatcaCTTTCCTTGCATTGAAATGAGAAGGCTGATACTAGAGTTGGTATCTTTCAATTCTTTAGTGTTAGTTAAAGTAGGGTATGATCGGAATCGTATTTGTTTTTGGTGTTGTATTGTAGGTAGATTTCGCATactgatttttctttctttgttattTAGCAAAGTACTTTTCTTACCTTTAGatatataattgagtgatttttttattttttctttctagttTATTCCTTGCATCTATTATGTTTATGGGGTATACTGGTTTATATTTGTTGCTTAATCATGAAgggtttgcattttttttttttggcatgaTTTTGTATTTTACATTAGGTAATGGTTAAAGTCTTAAAGATTTCCTTGATCTATCTTCATTTACTGATTGATTGCTTGGCCCCCTGTTTTCTATTGGAAATTTCTGGCTCCAAACTCTGCCTGCTTCAGTTCCCTCTCCCCTTGATTTCCAAACATGGCCTGCAATGTCACAATTACTGTGGTAATCATAAGTGTGATGTTGATCTTGATTCGTCTGCTCTATGTTTTTTACCAATCCGGCAAACCCCTCAAAACCAGAGGCTCTGCAGGCTTAGCATCACCCCTTAGTACATTCATTATATTAGGCTCAGGGGGTCACACTGCAGAGATGCTCAACCTGTTATCCGTGCTGCAAAAGGACAGATTTTCCCCCAGGTTCTACATTGCCGCTGCTACTGACAATATGAGTCTCCAGAAAGCTCGGTTGCTAGAAGAGACTGAGGACAAAATGGAGACTTCACGCTCACAGTTCATGCAGATCTATCGAAGTAGGGAAGTGGGGCAATCGTATATAACCTCTGTGTTGACTACTTTGATAGCTATGGTTCATGCACTTTGGCTAATGCTAAGAATCAGACCTCAAGTGGTaatgttctttttttctctACTCATTTATATTTCTTTGCATTTGAACATTGTCCTAAATCAACTGTTTTATTATCAATTGGAATTGCAGATTCTATGCAACGGGCCTGGGACTTGTGTTCCACTTTGTGTAATTGCATTCTTATTTAAGGTTTGTGTGCATCTTTTagattctctttttctttctctgggCAGTTGTTCTTTGCATGTGATCAAATTCAGAGTTTTGATTCTTGGTTGCTATCATGCAGGTTGTGGGGATTAGATGGTCATCTGTGTTTTATGTTGAGAGTATAGCAAGAGTACAGAGGCTTTCCCTAAGTGGCTTGCTTCTTTACAAGTTACGCATAGCTGATCAGTTCTTTGTCCAATGGCCACAGCTACAGAAGAAATATCCCCGAGCTCACTATGTTGGCTGTCTCATGTAGTCACTTTGGTAGTTTCTAACCTCCAATATAGTCTTACATCCCTCAAGTTTTTACCTACTTTAAGTTATTCTACTTCAAATGTAGTTCACAACTCCTAAACTTCTTACTGACGAAAATTGTGTTATACCACCCACGAGGATTGGGTCAGAACTATTCAACTGCTGTAAAGTTCTTTGTGCAATACTGATACATTTTTCAAAGTGATGCCATTTTGATTTGTTAACACTAGGCACTGGTGACATTCAATTGTAACGGATTAATTTCAGTGAAAATTCCCAGACCATTCAAATTGTATAAGGTAGGAGAAGAGAAACgctgaaattataattttatatactTCTTTGAATTTGATGAACACTATTTGGAGTTAAACTTCACAGAAAGCTGGTTGTTCTCCCTTTTCTCTATTCATTCACTCAGCAGTTGGTCTCTTTCAGTAAAGGAATCATTGAAATTTCTGTTACAGGTTTAGTTTCAGGGTTGGAGTTCGAATTGTCGAGATAATGCTGATAGAGATATGAAGCAAATCCCCAGATTGCCAACACTGTTGCAATAACCTTTATTCCATCCATACTATCATTGAAGAATATTACTGCGAGAACTGGAACAAATGGCAAGCCCGAAACACATATAACATTCGAGAATAAGGAAGAAACCTCAAAAATCAGTCCTATTGCACCAATATTGAAAGCTTGCCATGCTGCAGCTGTGCAAACCAAAGTCACCAAGTAGAATAGCCTCCCCAGCTCAAACTCCTCAATCTCTCTCTTTAAACCCTTCATCTCTTTGCTGACGAAAAGTCCAACTAGGGTAGCACAGGTTGCAACTATAGATTCAAAGATTATCATTTCTAACACAGCACTAAATGCATTTGATTTTAGAACTTTCTGGAAAGCTACCTGCGTAAGGGAAAACATCAAACCATAGCCAGCAGATGCGCCAATGGTGCACGTGATTCCGACTATGTACTTCTCTTTAGAAACTCCAGCGACATTCATGGAGTTGGCATGAAACACAAGTAACATGGAGGAGATGGTGAGAAGGACTAGGGAATTGACAATGTAAGGTGTGAACTTTTGTGAAttgaggaagaaggagaagaaagcaTTGAAGACCAACTGAGATGCACAAATGAGTGAAAATGTCGAAACTGGAAGGTACAAGAGTCCAATGGAATACAGCATGCTATCTGATGCTAGTAGCACACCAAAAGAGAGATAGATCAATGCAAGAACTGATGAAGATGGAAGGTTCACATTGCTTTCTGTAGTGATTTTTTTGGATGATGAGAGACATTGGTAAGGAATTAGGATTGGAAACCCTACAAATTGCACTAGGGTTGCCATCCATATGCTTTTTCCACCTTTGTTGTAGTACAGTCGTCCCAAGAGTATAGCTGCTGACTGGCCAAAGAGAACAAAGAGTGTGTAGACGCCGATACGGAGCCACCACTTAAAATTTCTGGGCCGAGAAATTGCTGGTTCAGCTTCTTGAACTGGTATGAGAGACATATTTGGATTACAAATAGGTGCAGCTTTATCTAAGATTAGTTTATATATAAGATCGTCATTTTAAACATAATACAAGGGGAAGATGATTCAATGTTGATGATTGTACTTCTTTTTTAAGTCCCTTTTCAGGTTCCTCCAAATTCTAGAACTCTACTGGTAGAAAGTTGCTAActtaaaagaaaaacacaacCATAGGTCTTTTCCTTTCTGATATAGAAAAACCATATAGAATAATCAGACCTACAAAAGGTTTGTTCATATTTCTGAACTTACCTATGATGTGGAGTTCCAGATCTTGAGCCTTCCCCATGTCGGAGGTGAAGGATGAAGAATCTTGAAATGAtaaagcagagagagagagagagagtcttatGCAATATGAAATGCCTGAAATTCTTGCAGGTGATTATGAATGTCCATTTTGATTGCTTTGAGGCCTTGCATCATTTTAAACAATTACTGGAAAACATATGGGCATCACAATCAACCAGTTCCTGTCTACAAAGGTAATTTAAACATGTTTGATGCCCCTATAAAGAACATTTAAGTAGAAAACAATGGACTTTTATCAGGACAGGGGCATGTATTAGTCATAAGGACTAGCTAGCATGTAAATAATGACCTCATAAATGTAAGTCATAAGCTCTTCTTTTACATAAGATTAGAATAAAATTCATAAATCGAAGGCTGATTGTTCAAACATTAATGTTTTCCACAGGGACAGCTTTAGAAACTTCATCATTGGCATCTTTCTTCTCACTCTTGGACTTACGATCATCGAGGTAGTGCTGATAAACATATGAAATAAAACCCCACATAGCCAAAACCAGGGACATTTCCTTTAGCCCATCCATTTTTTCATGGAAGAAGATCACAGCTAGAACTGGAACAATAGGCAAACCCACAGCACTTATAGAATTCGAGAAGAGGGATGACGCCTCAAATACCAACCCACTATTCCAATATTAAAGAACTGCCAATTAATAGCTGTCCATGTTACATTCATAATATAGGAGACCTTCCCTAACTGAAATCCTCCATCTCATGCTTTAGACCCTTCCAGTCTCCACTAGCAAAAAGTCCCACCAAGATAATAGTGGTTGCAATGACTGATGTATACACTGTCATATCCATGATCACTCTAAATGTTTCTTTTCTTATAACCTTTATGAAGACTAGCTGCGTTAGAGAAAGTGTCAATGCATATCCAGCCGATGCCCCAACAGTGCAGACAAAGCCTATTATGTACTTTGACCTGGAAACTTTACTCGAGTCTGCAGAGTGGTCTGCTTGAAGCACTAGGAGGCTGGATGAGATGGTCAGTATAAAAAGAGAGTTGACAATTAAAAAAGTTAACTTCTGCTAgttgaggaagaaggagaaaagtgCATTGAAGGTGAGttgggatgcagaaatgagggAGAAAGTAGATACAGGAAGGTAAGATAGTCCTACTGAATACAAGTAGTAGTCTGCTGCTATAAGGGAACCAAGAGAGGCATAAATTGATGCAAGGACTAATATAGATGGTGGCTTTGACTCGATTGCTATAGTACTGTTTGTGGTTGGACAGTTTTTGTTCAATGCTGGAATGCAATAATAGGGAAGGAAGATAGGAAAGCCACAAAGTTGTACTAGTGTAGCAAGCCAGTTGCTTTTACCACCTTTGTCATAGTACTGTCTTCCCAATAGTGTTGCAATTGCCTGGCCAGCGAGGACAAAGACTGTATAAATCGACATTCTAAGCCACCAGTTAAAACCTCTGCACCAAGGCAGCTGGTTAGGAATATATGGTAGGGAGTTTGCTTCATTTGCTTCTGCTTGAACTGAAAATACAAACACATATCCAAGGATCAGTAGTGGAACTCATGATATGATTATATTTGGGAAGAAAAGATATCAATAGCGCTTTGTTTGTAACTGAAGTATCTGATCAAAGCCAAAATGGGAAAATTTTAGACCAAAAAACAAGAAAGTATATGTAAGGAGGCAATTACTGATATTTTACCTCCAATGGTTTTCTTACTATACTAGTCATACATCACACTCTTCTTGTATGGCTTCAAAAAGTTTTTGACTTTAATAATAGTAACAATAAATCTGGGagcttatcaaaaaaaaaaaaaaaaatctgggaaCTTTTACACTTCTCCATCCACCCCTAAATTTAAAGACTATCATATGCAGGATCAAAAGATCGATCAGAAAAAGCAGCAGTTTCCATAGCTTGTAATAGTAGTTGTGAACTTATGATTGGCTTTTAGTCTTGTACATATCAGTTGCTAAAATAGATTCCAGACTTACTGCATGCAGTGAAAACTAAAAGGCCAGTAAGTAAATGAACTAGCTAGTTGACATACCCTTGATGCTCAGCTGCCGTTCTTGAGCTTCTACTGCTTCCATGTTGAAAGGTGAAGAACAATATATCTCTcaaacagagagaaagagagagagccttATGTCAATTACACATGGAATTTTGGCATGTACATGTGGGAGGTCGTATGATCTAGCACAGAATGGAAGAAACAAGTCAGAGAATAATGGATATACACACTAGCTAAGAATAATGGATCTAGCTCGAAAACCTTTGATGATCTTTTTAGTGAGAAAACGTGTAGATTATGATTGGCGATTTGTTACTTCTGTACTAGGTGGTCAGACACAAATATTCTCGAACCAGACTCTGTTAAATGAATAGAACCACCAACTTCCTCAAGAAACCTTCCTTCGATCTCTTTGTGTTTTCAGCTACCCTTTTTCACATTCGGCTACCCAACCTGTTGAGTCTGTGTATGACCTCAGCACCTGCATAGCCACATTGCATGCATGTGCTCGCTACAAGATCCTCAGAAAAGGCAATCAAATCCATTCCTAGATGCTCACAAATAGCTTCCTTT harbors:
- the LOC133729317 gene encoding pentatricopeptide repeat-containing protein At3g14730; protein product: MNRTTNFLKKPSFSLCFSYPFSHSATQPVHSVYDLSTCIASLQACARYKSLRRGKQIHACMLTNGFLCSPQSITSLINMYSKCNQMGDAVSTFYYKFHDHNVFAYNAVIAGFTANGLARNGFEFYKRMRLAGVVPDKFTFPCAIRACCGVVEVLKVHALVVKLGLELDVYVGSALVNTYLKFVLVEEAQKVFEELPSRDVVLWNAMVNGFAQIGRFDEALVVFRIMGEEGVVPSRFTVTGVLSIFAMTGDFDNGRAVHGFALKLGYDSHFEVSNALIDMYGKCKFTEDALDIFEMMIDKDIYSWNSIIAVHEQCGYHDETLKLLYRMLGAGVLPDLVTITIVVPACSHLAALMYGREIHGYMIKNEIGKDVNKEDVNDVQMTNAIMDMYTKCGSMRNAYMVFDKMKNKDVASWNIMIMGYGMHGNANEALDMFSRMCEAQIEVDEVTFVGVLSTCSHAGLVSEGRELLRQMKSKYGVIPTIEHYTCVVDMLGRAGHVEEAFELVQNMPIQANPVVWRALLAACRLHRNSDIAKVAAQKLMELDPGHSGNYVLTSNIFVDIGQYEEVSEVRHTMRQHNIKKAPGCSWTELKDGVHAFINGDRAHPKANFIYAELDSLTARLREHGYVPQL
- the LOC133729320 gene encoding UDP-N-acetylglucosamine transferase subunit ALG14, with amino-acid sequence MACNVTITVVIISVMLILIRLLYVFYQSGKPLKTRGSAGLASPLSTFIILGSGGHTAEMLNLLSVLQKDRFSPRFYIAAATDNMSLQKARLLEETEDKMETSRSQFMQIYRSREVGQSYITSVLTTLIAMVHALWLMLRIRPQVILCNGPGTCVPLCVIAFLFKVVGIRWSSVFYVESIARVQRLSLSGLLLYKLRIADQFFVQWPQLQKKYPRAHYVGCLM
- the LOC133729319 gene encoding purine permease 21-like encodes the protein MSLIPVQEAEPAISRPRNFKWWLRIGVYTLFVLFGQSAAILLGRLYYNKGGKSIWMATLVQFVGFPILIPYQCLSSSKKITTESNVNLPSSSVLALIYLSFGVLLASDSMLYSIGLLYLPVSTFSLICASQLVFNAFFSFFLNSQKFTPYIVNSLVLLTISSMLLVFHANSMNVAGVSKEKYIVGITCTIGASAGYGLMFSLTQVAFQKVLKSNAFSAVLEMIIFESIVATCATLVGLFVSKEMKGLKREIEEFELGRLFYLVTLVCTAAAWQAFNIGAIGLIFEVSSLFSNVICVSGLPFVPVLAVIFFNDSMDGIKVIATVLAIWGFASYLYQHYLDNSNSNPETKPVTEISMIPLLKETNC